From one Mytilus edulis chromosome 1, xbMytEdul2.2, whole genome shotgun sequence genomic stretch:
- the LOC139482638 gene encoding uncharacterized protein gives MRVFLAVLIVGVATAAPSQFCKDIFPISGLSKNFNETIAHAIHSLTVEGLRIFHPQATSVNHIPTVNHDLRQPNKVLSNAPSNPIGQDFETDSMNVLDNILSNLGSHNDGLGPNWSGLERVAHSFHMWDLWMKIFNSAWKTVKANPPHKELCKCVLDVENNGIKTAVGWVANHYKSGTPITLLNRAIPKLVDATTWTVWKNRLLHYYTDEALKDAATYLHCATQ, from the exons ATGAGAGTGTTTTTGGCTGTGTTAATAGTGGGTGTAGCAACTGCTGCCCCATCTCAATTCTGTAAGGATATATTTCCTATTTCGGGATTATCTAAAAATTTCAACGAAACCATTGCGCATGCTATTCATTCCCTGACGGTTGAAGGGCTAAGGATCTTCCATCCACAGGCTACCTCAGTAAACCATATTCCAACTGTGAACCATGACTTGAGACAACCAAATAAAGTTCTATCCAATGCACCATCAAATCCAATCGGGCAGGACTTTGAAACTGACTCGATGAACGTTCTCGATAACATTCTTTCGAACTTGGGTTCACACAATGACGGACTTGGACCAAACTGGTCAGGACTGGAGAGAGTTGCACATAGCTTCCACATGTGGGATTTATGGATGAAG atttttAACAGTGCCTGGAAGACCGTAAAGGCTAACCCACCTCATAAAGAGCTATGCAAATGTGTTTTAGACGTTGAAAACAACGGTATCAAAACAGCAGTAGGATGGGTTGCAAACCACTACAAATCTGGAACACCAATTACTCTCCTCAACAGAGCAATCCCTAAGTTGGTAGATGCCACAACATGGACTGTATGGAAAAACAGGCTCCTACATTACTATACCGACGAAGCATTGAAAGATGCTGCAACATACTTACATTGTGCTACTCAATAA
- the LOC139515418 gene encoding uncharacterized protein — MSDDFRLFCGMMDGLAFLPDLPNGVHLLRTLCPDDPPEAAELFDYFDATYVSGNMRRNPAPGQGLRLVMRRTPPVFPPTIWNVHDATVNSDSRTNNVCEGWNNKFFNLVGYAHPSIWRVVEWCQKEEATLRTLIQQDAVGTPPVKRVQQRYVQLQLRLQNLCRDLTSGNKTIAEFLRGVGWNIRLNH; from the coding sequence ATGAGCGATGACTTCCGCCTGTTCTGTGGTATGATGGACGGCCTTGCCTTTCTGCCTGATTTGCCAAATGGTGTCCACCTGCTAAGAACTTTGTGTCCAGATGACCCACCAGAAGCAGCTGAACTTTTTGATTACTTTGATGCAACCTATGTAAGTGGCAACATGAGACGTAACCCAGCACCAGGTCAAGGTCTTCGTTTAGTAATGCGCCGCACTCCACCCGTGTTCCCACCAACTATATGGAATGTCCATGACGCAACAGTAAACAGTGATTCAAGAACCAACAATGTATGTGAAGGTTGGAACAACAAATTCTTCAACTTAGTAGGTTATGCCCACCCATCAATATGGAGAGTAGTAGAATGGTGCCAGAAAGAAGAAGCTACATTGAGAACCTTGATACAACAAGACGCTGTAGGCACCCCGCCAGTTAAACGGGTCCAACAACGTTATGTCCAACTTCAACTAAGACTTCAAAACTTGTGCAGAGACTTGACATCAGGCAACAAGACCATTGCAGAATTTCTCAGGGGTGTTGGTTGGAACATAAGACTTAACCATTAG
- the LOC139515333 gene encoding uncharacterized protein, with product MEVNKSNKGGSKLCYQGYMYTKHTTRKTVQWWKCVKRSSTACKGSITTSLQNENPTPGQPHNHDPSDISIKYTKSRYAMKEQAALTRDKPSQIFAQVVSTCEDDVQAMMPREENCKRTMRYQRPAPPVPQSFADVTLPAEFTITTNNQQFLLYDNGQNAENRMLVFCSPDSLRRLAEAHTLFMDGTFSVAPHPFKQLYTIRVPFKDVTVTTVYAFLPNKNQDTYRELFQSLVDKCQASHLQLNVQTVVTDFEDGVLRAVSAVFGRHINNQ from the coding sequence atggAAGTCAACAAGAGCAACAAAGGCGGGTCCAAACTTTGCTACCAGGGGTACATGTACACCAAGCATACTACCAGAAAGACAGTACAGTGGTGGAAATGTGTGAAGCGATCCAGCACTGCATGTAAAGGGTCCATTACAACTTCTCTGCAGAATGAAAATCCAACTCCTGGCCAGCCACACAACCATGATCCAAGTGATATTAGCATAAAGTACACTAAGTCCAGGTACGCAATGAAAGAACAGGCTGCTCTCACCAGAGACAAACCAAGCCAGATCTTCGCCCAGGTTGTTTCAACATGTGAAGATGATGTGCAAGCAATGATGCCCAGAGAAGAGAATTGTAAACGCACCATGCGCTACCAGCGTCCAGCACCACCTGTTCCCCAGAGCTTTGCAGACGTCACACTGCCAGCAGAATTCACCATTACAACCAACAACCAACAGTTCCTACTGTATGACAATGGACAGAATGCTGAGAACAGAATGTTGGTCTTTTGTAGTCCTGACAGTTTAAGACGTCTAGCTGAAGCCCATACCCTTTTTATGGATGGTACTTTCTCTGTAGCTCCACATCCTTTTAAACAGCTGTACACCATCCGAGTACCTTTTAAAGATGTTACAGTCACCACAGTGTATGCTTTCTTGCCGAACAAGAATCAAGATACATACAGAGAGTTATTTCAGTCATTGGTCGACAAATGCCAAGCCAGCCACCTACAGTTAAATGTTCAGACTGTGGTAACAGACTTCGAAGATGGCGTTCTACGTGCAGTGTCGGCAGTATTTGGCCGCCATATCAACAACCAGTGA